The following proteins are co-located in the Apium graveolens cultivar Ventura chromosome 5, ASM990537v1, whole genome shotgun sequence genome:
- the LOC141659733 gene encoding uncharacterized protein LOC141659733 produces MTSDCSWMNRRFDASKNIMEEYKIGVDGFIKFAIANTNDSKGRIRCPCNECGNFYIKNPDDMILYLYRHGIMPAYTTWYFHEKSVRSRVDIGTSSMNVDNTHDDFYDAREMLGDFAEANNNFENMHEEPNATAKSFYKMLDSATEPLYPNCTSFTTLSFVSKLLKFKHRHGCSNKGFDELLELIGSVLPEDHKLPMRYYNVKKLVSGLSMGYEKIDACVNDCMLFYKENSEKTYCDICHEGRYKAQKDSMKMLIPKKILRYFPLTLRLQRLFMSEKTAKCMTWYHDKAAVEGQLSHPANGDEWKQFNHRFPRFAKETQNVRIGLASDGFDPFRDAHARDYTVWPVIIVVYNLPPSMCTKAPYMFMPLLIPGPNDPTKDFHVYLRPLIDELKMLWCTGVETYDRVSRSNLTMKVALMWTINDFPAR; encoded by the coding sequence ATGACGTCGGATTGTAGTTGGATGAATCGTCGATTTGATGCAAGTAAAAATATAATGGAAGAGTACAAAATTGGTGTTGATGGTTTCATTAAATTTGCCATTGCAAATACGAATGATTCAAAGGGGAGAATAAGATGTCCATGCAACGAATGTggaaatttttatataaaaaatccCGATGATATGATATTATATTTATATCGACATGGCATCATGCCCGCATATACAACATGGTATTTTCATGAGAAGAGTGTTAGATCAAGGGTTGACATTGGGACGAGTTCCATGAATGTTGATAATACGCATGATGATTTTTATGATGCACGTGAAATGCTTGGAGATTTTGCCGAGGCAAATAATAATTTTGAGAATATGCATGAAGAACCGAATGCAACAGCAAAAAGTTTTTACAAGATGCTTGACAGTGCTACTGAACCTCTTTATCCAAATTGTACAAGTTTCACAACATTATCATTTGTGAGTAAGCTACTTAAGTTCAAACATAGACATGGTTGTAGTAATAAGGGATTCGATGAGCTACTTGAACTTATTGGATCGGTGTTGCCTGAAGATCACAAGTTGCCCATGAGATACTATAATGTGAAGAAGTTAGTAAGTGGGTTGAGTATGGGATACGAAAAAATTGATGCTTGTGTGAATGATTGCATGTTATTTTACAAAGAAAATAGTGAGAAAACATATTGTGATATATGTCACGAAGGTCGGTACAAGGCGCAGAAGGATTCTATGAAAATGTTGATTCCGAAGAAGATTTTGAGATATTTCCCTCTTACATTGAGACTACAACGATTATTCATGTCCGAGAAGACTGCCAAATGTATGACATGGTATCATGATAAAGCTGCAGTTGAGGGTCAATTAAGTCATCCAGCTAATGGAGATGAATGGAAACAATTCAATCACAGATTTCCTCGATTTGCAAAAGAAACACAAAATGTCCGAATAGGCCTTGCTAGTGATGGATTTGATCCTTTTCGAGATGCACATGCAAGGGACTATACGGTGTGGCCTGTGATTATTGTTGTTTACAATCTTCCACCATCCATGTGTACAAAAGCTCCATACATGTTTATGCCTCTTCTCATTCCTGGGCCGAATGATCCGACAAAAGACTTTCATGTTTATCTTCGACCACTAATTGATGAATTGAAGATGTTGTGGTGTACCGGGGTGGAAACATATGATAGGGTATCACGTTCAAATTTAACAATGAAAGTAGCATTGATGTGGACAATTAATGACTTTCCAGCAAGATGA
- the LOC141659731 gene encoding uncharacterized protein LOC141659731 translates to MAATNQGVNIQQPTMPIFNGENYDYWSLKMKTLFQSQDLWDLVESGYDESTNLINDQKEALKETKKKDANALFFIQQAISESLIPRTMRVATAKEAWEVLQEKFQGNSNVRSIKLQSLRRDFENLNMNEFESLKDYFSKINEIVNQMALYGEVVTDKKVVEKILISLTDKYDAMVSIIEETKDINKLKSGELMASIQSHEQRSMRHSEKSIESALQCKLNLNKKESPSQSYNGGVSSRCGMFNRGRGRGQRGRGKSNYNRCLGDASQTNKCEICKRSSHTENDCWFKNQQQVNVSEEKEDGYAVFYANCQVTNEKSSTTWLLQSRCSNHMTGDNTIFTMIDKSITAEVKMGNGILVQARGNDQKLLSVGQLRENGYAAYFEDGTCTIYDTNKGRKLVAKIQMKRGRSFQLMFNYDADLALKAHLKEESLLWHKRLGHIHSQGLKELKNMVYGLPQVEDNNEVCEGCAMGKHHRNSFAKGGSWRAGGLLELVHTYEKEACQNQNITFEAEAQNEDKNNDQSSLASSPSDPSSPTDPSSPSSDSARSSSSGSTPLKMRSLADIYESYNFCMTEPTSFEEAIREDVWKKAMEDEFHMIEKNKTWQLVERPKNKEVVGVNWIYRIKHKSDGSWLKNKARLVAKGYSQHKGWKLYKLEKTFAPVARKDTIRTLIALAAQKGWKLYKLDVKSAFLNGDLEEEIYVDQPDGFVIKGQEGKVYKLKKALYGLKQAPR, encoded by the exons ATGGCTGCAACAAATCAAGGTGTGAATATTCAACAACCTACAATGCCCATTTTTAATGGTGAAAACTATGATTATTGGAGTTTGAAGATGAAAACACTTTTCCAATCTCAAGACTTGTGGGATTTAGTGGAAAGTGGATATGATGAATCAACAAATTTAATAAATGATCAGAAGGAGGCCTTAAAGGAGACTAAAAAGAAAGATGCAAATGCCCTCTTCTTTATTCAACAAGCTATATCAGAGAGCTTGATTCCCAGAACTATGAGGGTTGCAACGGCAAAAGAAGCTTGGGAAGTTTTGCAAGAAAAATTCCAAGGAAATTCCAATGTAAGATCTATTAAGCTACAATCCCTCAGGAGAGATTTTGAGAACTTGAATATGAATGAGTTTGAAAGTTTGAAggattatttttcaaaaataaatgaaATTGTCAATCAAATGGCTTTGTACGGTGAAGTGGTTACCGATAAGAAAGTTGTTGAAAAAATTCTGATTAGCTTGACTGATAAATATGATGCTATGGTGTCCATTATTGAAGAAACCAAAGATATTAACAAATTAAAATCTGGTGAGTTGATGGCATCAATACAGTCCCATGAACAAAGATCGATGAGACACTCCGAAAAATCCATTGAAAGTGCTTTGCAATGTAAGCTCAACTTAAACAAAAAGGAATCACCGTCTCAGAGTTATAATGGAGGAGTATCATCAAGATGTGGCATGTTCAatagaggaagaggaagaggccAAAGAGGAAGAGGAAAAAGTAATTATAACAGATGTTTAGGTGATGCAAGTCAAACAAACAAGTGTGAAATATGCAAACGAAGTAGCCATACGGAGAATGATTGCTG GTTCAAAAATCAGCAGCAAGTGAATGtatctgaagaaaaagaagatgGATATGCAGTCTTTTATGCAAATTGTCAGGTCACAAATGAGAAAAGTAGCACTACTTGGTTATTGCAAAGCCGGTGTAGCAATCACATGACCGGAGACAACACAATATTTACAATGATTGATAAAAGTATTACCGCTGAAGTGAAAATGGGAAATGGCATATTGGTTCAAGCAAGAGGCAATG ATCAGAAACTACTTAGTGTTGGTCAGCTCAGAGAAAATGGATATGCTGCTTATTTTGAGGATGGTACTTGCACAATTTATGACACAAATAAAGGCAGAAAATTGGTTGCAAAAATACAGATGAAAAGGGGCAGAAGTTTTCAGCTAATGTTCAATTATGATGCTGATTTGGCCTTAAAAGCACACCTGAAAGAGGAATCCTTGCTTTGGCATAAAAGGCTTGGACACATACATTCTCAAGGGCTGAAGGAACTGAAAAATATGGTATATGGGCTGCCTCAAGTTGAAGATAACAATGAAGTGTGTGAAGGGTGTGCAATGGGAAAGCACCATAGAAATTCTTTTGCAAAAGGAGGATCATGGAGAGCTGGGGGACTGCTAGAGCTTGTTCACACTTAC GAGAAAGAAGCATGTCAAAATCAAAATATTACATTTGAAGCAGAAGCTCAAAATGAAGACAAAAATAATGATCAGTCATCACTAGCATCATCACCATCTGATCCATCTTCACCTACTGATCCATCATCACCTTCAAGTGATAGTGCAAGATCGTCAAGTTCAGGTAGTACTCCGCTGAAAATGAGGTCTCTTGCTGATATTTATGAGTCGTATAATTTTTGTATGACTGAACCAACGAGTTTTGAGGAGGCAATTAGAGAAGATGTTTGGAAGAAGGCAATGGAAGACGAGTTTCACATGATTGAAAAAAATAAGACATGGCAACTCGTTGAAAGACCGAAAAATAAAGAGGTTGTGGGCGTGAATTGGATTTATAGAATAAAGCACAAGTCAGATGGTTCTTGGTTAAAAAATAAAGCGCGTCTAGTGGCCAAAGGATATTCACAACATAAAGGATGGAAATTATATAAACTCGAAAAGACATTTGCACCAGTAGCTCGAAAAGACACAATCAGAACTCTCATTGCTCTTGCAGCTCAAAAAGGATGGAAATTATATAAACTTGACGTGAAATCAGCCTTCTTGAACGGAGATTTAGAAGAGGAAATCTATGTAGATCAGCCAGATGGTTTTGTCATTAAAGGACAAGAAGGAAAAGTTTATAAGTTGAAAAAGGCGTTGTACGGGTTAAAGCAGGCACCTCGTTAA
- the LOC141659732 gene encoding secreted RxLR effector protein 161-like: MATPLASNEKLMKDDGGRKVDRTLYRSIVGSLMYLTATRPDIMFASSLLSRYMQDPSEVHLGAAKRVLRYIKGTVAYGIKYFKGEELKLIGFCDSDWAGAFSWQSKKQYSVAQSSVEAKYVAVAVATSQAIWLRRILEDIDERQRNAT; this comes from the exons ATGGCAACACCTCTTGCATCAAATGAAAAATTGATGAAAGATGACGGTGGAAGAAAAGTAGATAGGACTTTGTATAGAAGCATTGTTGGAAGTTTAATGTATCTTACGGCAACTAGGCCGGACATTATGTTTGCTTCTAGTTTGTTGTCCAGATATATGCAAGATCCTAGCGAGGTTCACCTTGGAGCAGCCAAACGAGTTCTTCGTTACATAAAAGGAACTGTGGCATATGGAATCAAATATTTTAAAGGTGAAGAGCTAAAATTAATTGGTTTTTGTGACAGTGATTGGGCAG GAGCATTTTCATGGCAATCAAAGAAGCAATATTCAGTTGCACAGTCATCCGTAGAAGCTAAGTACGTAGCTGTTGCAGTGGCAACATCACAAGCTATTTGGTTGAGAAGAATTCTGGAGGATATTGATGAGAGGCAAAGAAACGCAACATAG
- the LOC141659734 gene encoding alcohol dehydrogenase 1-like has translation MQIVMLISSFDDLGHNGLKVNLAAVAWEAGMPLIIEEVDVAPPKKMEVRIRIHFTSLCHSDVYFWEAKGHQPLFPRILGHEAGGVIESVEDGVTALKPGEKVLPLFIGECGECRHCKSSESNLCDLLRINLDRGVMLSDGKPRFSKDGKPIYHFVGTFTSVITLLFTLAVLQRSTWKLRLIKCVFLDVVYPHAQKCLSYHEWVRP, from the exons ATGCAAATTGTTATGCTGATTAGCAGTTTCGATGATTTAGGGCACAATGGTTTGAAAGTCAACTTAG CTGCTGTGGCTTGGGAAGCAGGCATGCCACTGATAATAGAGGAGGTAGACGTTGCACCACCGAAGAAAATGGAAGTTCGAATCAGGATTCATTTCACGTCTCTTTGTCATTCTGACGTTTACTTCTGGGAGGCCAAG GGACATCAACCTCTATTTCCGCGAATATTAGGTCACGAAGCAGGAGG AGTCATAGAGAGTGTTGAAGATGGTGTTACAGCCCTCAAACCCGGAGAAAAAGTGTTACCTCTGTTTATAGGCGAGTGTGGGGAGTGCCGTCATTGTAAATCAAGTGAAAGCAATTTGTGTGATCTGCTAAGGATCAATTTGGACAGAGGTGTGATGCTTAGTGATGGTAAGCCAAGGTTTTCGAAAGATGGCAAGCCTATCTATCACTTTGTTGGAACTTTCACCTCAGTCATTACACTTTTGTTCACTCTGGCTGTGTTGCAAAGATCAACCTGGAAGCTCCGCTTGATAAAGTGTGTGTTCTTAGATGTGGTATATCCACATGCACAAAAGTGTTTATCTTATCAT GAATGGGTGCGGCCCTGA